In the Elusimicrobiota bacterium genome, GGGTTCAACGCGTTCCCAAACCGATCTCGAACTTCAAAATGGAGGTGGGGCCCGGTCGCCAAACCGGAACTTCCCACGCGTCCGATGAAAGCCCCTTTGGCCACGCGCTGCCCGGGTTCCACATGGATAGAGGACAAATGGCCGTACCACGTCCGCAGGCCTCCTTCATGCTTAATAATGACCAGCCGCCCGAACGCTCCACGCCACCCCGCAAAAATCACGGTTCCATCCCGCGCGGCGCGAACGGGAGACCCCGCGGGGCGAGGCATATCGAGCCCCTGGTGAAACCGTCGAACCCGCAACACGGGATGGCGCCGATACCCATACCCCGATGAAATCATCCGTTGTCCCCGGGCCCAGGCCACCGGCATCAAGTAATCGGTGAAACGCAACCGGACCGTTGGCAAAAACAGGACGCGGCCCGCCTCCAACCATTCGGGGGAAGACAACGCGACGCCAGGAAGTCGATTGGCTTGGGCCAAACCGACAGGGGAAAGATTGTATTTCTTTGCGATTTCTTGGATGGATTCCGACCGGCCGCTCCGTTCACGAACCTGATAAAGCATCCCGCGCCCGTTGTGAACAACAAGCGTTTTACCGGGGACCAATTGGACAGAACTTAACCGATTGGTGCTTCGGATGTAATCCGGAGCCGAACCAAAAGTGGATGAAACAGAAAGCAAGGTGTCTTTGGGGCGAATGGCGTAACGCCCCACCACCACCCGATTAATTTTCCCTAACTCGTGAAACAGTTCCGGCGATGGTCCTGGGGCATCGCCCCCAACCGTCAGGAGGAGCGACTCCGAAAAACGTGGCATCCCCCCCCCGACACCGAATTGAAATGAGGCCCCCCCGACCGGGGCCAGCGTCCCCACCAGCACCGTCGCCAAGAGGATCACCAGGAACAAGAGATCTGTCGGCCTTTTCACACGATCCAGGATAAGCGGGATGGGACGAAATTTCAATGGGATTATTTTTTGCTGATACTGGAAACTTCCATGGCGCGCAGGAAATCCTTGTTGGACTTCGTGGCCGAAACCTTTTCGATCAACAGTTCCATGGCGTCCACAGGGGTCATGGTCGAAAGAACTTTGCGAAGGATCCACACTTTATTCAGTTCGTCCTGAGTCAACAACAATTCCTCTTTCCGCGTCCCCGACCGGTGCATATCGATCGCGGGGAATACCCGCCGGTCCGCCAGTTTCCGGTCCAAATAAACTTCCATATTTCCGGTCCCTTTGAACTCTTCAAAAATCACGTCGTCCATCCGGCTTCCCGTCTCCACCAGCGCCGTGGCCACGATGGTCAAACTGCCTCCCTCTTCGATGTTGCGGGCGGCACCGAAAAACCGTTTGGGCCGTTGAAGGGCGTTGGAATCCAAGCCGCCCGATAAAACACGCCCCGAAGAAGGCGTCACCGTGTTGTAGGCGCGCGCCAAGCGAGTGATCGAGTCCAGCAAGATAACCACGTCTTTCCCGCATTCGGTTTGGCGTTTGGCCTTTTCGATCACCATTTCGGCCACCTGCACATGCCGGTCCGCGGGCTCATCGAACGTGGAACTAATGACTTCTCCCTTCACCGATCGTTGCATATCGGTCACTTCTTCGGGCCGCTCATCGATCAACAACACGATGAGGTCGGCTTCCGGATGATTTTCAGAAATAGCGTTCGCTATTTTTTGAAGGAAGATTGTTTTCCCGGTTCGGGGGGCCGCCACGATCAAGCCGCGCTGCCCTTTACCGATCGGGGCCACCAAGTTCAAAACACGCGTGTTGATTTCATCTTTCTTCGTTTCCAGGTTCAATCGACTTTGAGGATAG is a window encoding:
- a CDS encoding M23 family metallopeptidase, which codes for MKRPTDLLFLVILLATVLVGTLAPVGGASFQFGVGGGMPRFSESLLLTVGGDAPGPSPELFHELGKINRVVVGRYAIRPKDTLLSVSSTFGSAPDYIRSTNRLSSVQLVPGKTLVVHNGRGMLYQVRERSGRSESIQEIAKKYNLSPVGLAQANRLPGVALSSPEWLEAGRVLFLPTVRLRFTDYLMPVAWARGQRMISSGYGYRRHPVLRVRRFHQGLDMPRPAGSPVRAARDGTVIFAGWRGAFGRLVIIKHEGGLRTWYGHLSSIHVEPGQRVAKGAFIGRVGSSGLATGPHLHFEVRDRFGNALNPKKFLF
- the rho gene encoding transcription termination factor Rho, with translation MDQHPHPPHIPNPAPQPTPPAPPVANGATSTHAKISKAALLSRAPMGELMKLASDLKVSVAGMRRQEIIARVLEAQARESGELVRQGVLEILQDGFGFLRSPDYNYLSGPDDIYISPSQIKRFALRKGDTVAGQVRPPKDQERFFALLQVHTINGDPVDKAMRRDLFDNLTPLYPQSRLNLETKKDEINTRVLNLVAPIGKGQRGLIVAAPRTGKTIFLQKIANAISENHPEADLIVLLIDERPEEVTDMQRSVKGEVISSTFDEPADRHVQVAEMVIEKAKRQTECGKDVVILLDSITRLARAYNTVTPSSGRVLSGGLDSNALQRPKRFFGAARNIEEGGSLTIVATALVETGSRMDDVIFEEFKGTGNMEVYLDRKLADRRVFPAIDMHRSGTRKEELLLTQDELNKVWILRKVLSTMTPVDAMELLIEKVSATKSNKDFLRAMEVSSISKK